The following coding sequences lie in one Acidobacteriota bacterium genomic window:
- a CDS encoding flippase-like domain-containing protein encodes MKSRLLAIISAVIGLALFVYVIRQTGVEEIAARLRQLGSGFVWILAISACRYLTRSLSWLRCISPEDRHVGFWTLWRARLAGEAIGDLTAGPLVAEPLKAMVLGDKVSLASRVSSLAVENITYTVSSCVMVMAGAIALLTSFGMAGSLRVAMRVSLAAVILVIIASVIVIGRRWKLGSGTAVFLVRMLIRDQAKRTKLESKIVHLAELEEYIFDFFAKRPMDFFLVILCQMSFHLAGVTEIFVTMKLIGAHLSFATAFLMESVNRALNIAFTFVPAMVGVDELGTRELAKVLGFDGSFGVALAIIRKIRMFFWIGIGLMFLAAARRKK; translated from the coding sequence ATGAAATCTCGCCTGCTTGCCATCATCTCAGCCGTCATCGGACTCGCCCTTTTTGTTTATGTCATTCGACAAACTGGTGTTGAGGAAATTGCCGCGCGATTGCGTCAGCTTGGTTCCGGCTTTGTGTGGATTCTGGCGATTTCGGCGTGTCGCTACCTGACGCGCAGCTTGTCCTGGTTGCGGTGTATTTCGCCCGAAGATCGTCACGTAGGATTTTGGACACTCTGGCGGGCGCGGCTGGCTGGCGAAGCGATTGGCGATTTGACCGCCGGCCCGCTGGTTGCCGAGCCGCTGAAAGCAATGGTGCTGGGCGACAAGGTTTCGCTGGCTTCGCGCGTATCGTCGCTGGCGGTAGAAAACATCACCTACACGGTTTCCAGTTGTGTGATGGTGATGGCCGGAGCGATTGCGTTGCTGACCAGTTTCGGAATGGCCGGTTCGTTGCGCGTGGCGATGCGAGTTTCGCTGGCGGCTGTGATTTTAGTGATCATCGCTTCGGTGATTGTCATCGGGCGTCGTTGGAAGCTGGGTTCCGGAACGGCTGTATTTTTGGTGCGTATGTTGATTCGAGACCAAGCCAAACGCACAAAGCTGGAATCAAAGATCGTTCACCTGGCTGAACTGGAAGAATATATTTTTGATTTCTTCGCCAAACGTCCGATGGATTTTTTTCTGGTGATCCTGTGCCAAATGTCGTTTCACCTGGCGGGGGTGACAGAGATTTTCGTGACGATGAAGTTGATTGGGGCGCACCTGAGCTTCGCCACTGCGTTTTTGATGGAATCCGTCAACCGGGCATTGAATATCGCGTTTACCTTCGTTCCGGCAATGGTTGGCGTGGATGAGTTGGGCACGCGCGAATTGGCCAAGGTGTTGGGCTTCGACGGAAGTTTCGGTGTGGCGCTGGCCATCATTCGGAAAATCAGAATGTTTTTCTGGATTGGCATTGGGCTGATGTTTTTGGCGGCGGCGCGCAGGAAAAAATGA
- a CDS encoding ABC transporter permease, with translation MNNLVASNLTHHPGRTAASVVGVAVGVVLVVLTVGLVRGALRDRGQRDANIGVEIMLRQGGQGISLTSADMTIPVEEAAQIQSVPGVAVATPVGQNLQMGASGGLGIQQVDGIEYDQFVLATKLRITSGQPLPSSGDVAIVDWKYASDKKVKLGDKIRWSERELTIVGVYEPEAGARIKIPLSTMQQALGTQDKCSMIFVKCDDPNQQEEIARRITDKYPDYKVLFTRDLPQLFAEGFSAFNIFLDVVKGLATVISLLVILLTMYTTVAERTRQIGILKSLGASKFWIAWTFEKEALLISSLGIVGGLLFAIVARFCLVNGLGWKIELDLRTILFAAAAGLASGLLGALYPALRAASQDPVDALSYE, from the coding sequence ATGAATAATCTTGTTGCTTCCAACTTAACTCACCACCCGGGCCGTACAGCCGCCAGCGTAGTTGGCGTTGCCGTCGGCGTTGTGCTTGTCGTTTTGACGGTTGGTTTGGTGCGCGGAGCGTTGCGGGATCGCGGGCAGCGCGATGCCAACATTGGAGTAGAAATTATGCTGCGGCAAGGCGGGCAGGGAATTTCGCTGACTTCGGCGGATATGACGATTCCGGTTGAAGAAGCTGCGCAGATTCAATCCGTGCCCGGAGTTGCCGTGGCGACGCCGGTTGGGCAGAACCTGCAAATGGGCGCCAGCGGCGGACTCGGCATTCAACAGGTGGACGGCATTGAATACGATCAGTTTGTTTTGGCGACCAAGCTACGCATCACCAGCGGTCAGCCGCTGCCGTCTTCCGGCGACGTAGCCATCGTGGATTGGAAATATGCTTCCGACAAAAAGGTGAAGCTCGGTGACAAAATCAGATGGTCTGAGCGGGAATTGACCATTGTCGGCGTTTACGAGCCTGAAGCCGGAGCACGCATCAAAATTCCTCTTTCCACGATGCAACAGGCGCTTGGGACGCAGGACAAGTGTTCCATGATCTTCGTCAAGTGCGATGACCCGAACCAACAGGAAGAAATCGCGCGCCGTATCACGGACAAATATCCTGATTACAAAGTCCTGTTCACACGCGACCTGCCGCAACTATTTGCGGAAGGCTTTTCAGCGTTCAATATCTTTCTGGACGTGGTGAAAGGCTTGGCAACGGTGATCAGCTTGCTGGTAATTTTGCTGACGATGTACACGACGGTTGCCGAACGGACGCGCCAAATCGGGATTCTGAAATCCCTGGGAGCCTCCAAATTCTGGATCGCCTGGACATTTGAAAAGGAAGCCTTGCTCATCAGCTCTCTGGGCATTGTTGGCGGGTTGCTGTTTGCAATCGTGGCGCGGTTTTGTTTGGTCAACGGTCTGGGTTGGAAGATCGAACTTGATTTGCGAACGATTTTATTTGCTGCCGCTGCGGGCCTGGCCAGCGGATTGTTGGGCGCGCTCTACCCCGCGCTGCGCGCGGCCAGTCAGGACCCGGTAGATGCTTTAAGTTACGAATAA
- a CDS encoding four helix bundle protein, protein MNDESDKDLRVRTKSFALRVVKVFSSLPKTTEAQVMGKQVLRSGTSVGAHYREACRARSTLEFISKIEGGLQELEETIYWLELLVEAGIVNKERMNPLLQEADELIAILVSSVKRAKTRLPKKSS, encoded by the coding sequence ATGAATGATGAGTCAGACAAGGATTTGCGAGTTCGTACCAAATCCTTTGCCTTGAGAGTTGTGAAGGTGTTTTCTTCATTGCCGAAAACAACAGAAGCTCAGGTGATGGGGAAGCAGGTATTGCGGAGCGGAACGTCGGTTGGAGCGCATTATCGTGAAGCCTGTCGGGCGCGTTCGACTTTGGAATTTATCAGCAAGATTGAAGGTGGGCTGCAGGAACTTGAAGAAACTATTTATTGGCTTGAATTGCTCGTTGAGGCGGGTATCGTCAACAAAGAGCGAATGAACCCTTTGCTTCAAGAAGCTGACGAACTGATTGCGATTCTGGTCTCGTCTGTCAAAAGGGCAAAGACCCGATTACCAAAGAAATCATCATAG
- the alaS gene encoding alanine--tRNA ligase, with translation MTGNEVRSIFLNYFARQGHKIVKSSPLLPANDPTLLFTNAGMNQFKDVFLGAETRDYKRATTSQKCVRAGGKHNDLDEVGKTARHHTFFEMLGNFSFGDYFKEDAIRFAWDLLVNEYKLDPQRLWFSVFEGDAEVPADEEAVELWVKAGAPRERVLRFGRKDNFWQMGETGPCGPCSEIHYYMGQHPEDPNFNKAEYVNGPGDDTIEIWNLVFMQYNRSEIAPGQYKLDPLPAPSVDTGMGLERISMVLQGVKSNYETDLIKPIIEFVAKLSDRHYEAETQEGFAMRVIADHARATAFSIADGIMPGNEGRNYVLRKIMRRAIYNGRENLGFKEEFFFKVCDFVIDFMKDAYPELETQRDYIEKMVRLEEKRFGATLTVGLKKLDELMEKNVTPVIFDNGGDVEAGHVPVHELARLYDTFGTPIDLMFVVLNTDKRGKTEYCRRQAWKIYRRGEGSTQITGLTEEEFRELIEKELSELQKQKDLGKIEAKSSIKPAYVALQRRHDTKTEFKGYETTRVEDSKVIALIKGDDEVKALNEGEEGEVVLNQTPFYSESGGQVGDVGSLSSDSVSATVTDTISPVQDVRVHKVKVEKGSLKVGDVVSAQVDVEKRDSTRRNHTATHLMHAALREVLGTHVKQAGSIVAPDYLRFDFSHYQPLTRAEIEEIENLVNYHILRNEPVQTDVLAIEDAMRSGAMALFGEKYGEKVRVLTVNGAEGIFSKELCGGTHVRATGDIGSFKITSDEAIASGTRRIRAVTGKGAFERFQQSENLLAEAAAKINASPAKLPSELERLQSQLRDQQKEIERLKLKLAQGGGGSDDQITDINGIKLLVRKVEDLGKEGRRQLADSLTRKIAPGVVVIADVVDGKASLLVMVSADATGKVKAGNVIKQIPGARGGGKPDLAEGGVEADQLDAALVAIPDIIIKMMKAE, from the coding sequence ATGACTGGAAACGAAGTACGAAGCATCTTCCTGAATTATTTTGCCAGGCAAGGCCACAAGATCGTCAAATCTTCTCCCTTGCTGCCTGCCAATGACCCTACGCTGTTGTTCACCAACGCCGGAATGAACCAGTTCAAGGACGTTTTCCTGGGAGCCGAAACGCGCGATTACAAACGTGCCACGACCTCGCAGAAATGTGTTCGCGCCGGCGGCAAACACAACGATCTGGACGAAGTCGGCAAGACGGCAAGGCATCACACGTTTTTCGAGATGCTCGGCAATTTTTCCTTTGGCGATTACTTCAAGGAAGACGCGATTCGCTTTGCATGGGATTTGCTGGTCAACGAATACAAATTGGACCCGCAGCGACTGTGGTTTTCCGTTTTCGAAGGCGACGCAGAAGTTCCGGCGGATGAAGAAGCGGTCGAATTGTGGGTGAAAGCGGGCGCTCCGCGCGAGCGTGTGCTGCGCTTCGGTCGCAAAGACAATTTCTGGCAAATGGGCGAAACCGGGCCGTGCGGGCCGTGTTCGGAAATTCATTACTACATGGGCCAGCACCCCGAAGACCCGAACTTCAACAAAGCCGAATACGTCAACGGCCCGGGCGATGACACCATCGAAATCTGGAATCTGGTGTTCATGCAATACAACCGCAGCGAAATCGCTCCGGGGCAATACAAACTCGATCCCCTGCCTGCGCCTTCGGTGGATACAGGGATGGGATTAGAGCGCATTTCAATGGTCTTGCAAGGCGTTAAGTCGAATTACGAAACCGATCTGATTAAACCGATCATCGAGTTTGTTGCAAAGCTTTCTGACCGGCATTACGAAGCGGAAACACAAGAAGGCTTCGCGATGCGCGTCATCGCCGACCACGCGCGCGCGACAGCGTTTTCCATCGCGGATGGAATTATGCCCGGTAACGAAGGCCGCAATTACGTGCTGCGCAAGATTATGCGCCGTGCGATTTACAACGGACGCGAGAATCTCGGATTCAAGGAGGAATTCTTCTTCAAGGTCTGCGACTTCGTAATTGATTTCATGAAAGATGCGTATCCGGAACTGGAAACACAACGCGACTACATTGAGAAGATGGTGCGGCTGGAGGAAAAACGGTTCGGTGCAACACTGACCGTAGGCCTGAAGAAGCTTGATGAATTGATGGAGAAAAATGTAACCCCCGTCATTTTTGATAATGGAGGTGATGTTGAAGCTGGCCACGTTCCAGTCCATGAACTTGCACGTTTGTATGATACTTTCGGAACTCCTATTGACTTAATGTTCGTTGTGCTGAACACCGATAAAAGGGGAAAAACTGAGTATTGTAGACGACAAGCTTGGAAGATTTATCGTCGAGGCGAAGGAAGCACCCAAATTACAGGTCTTACAGAGGAAGAATTTCGAGAACTGATAGAAAAAGAATTAAGCGAACTTCAAAAACAAAAGGACTTGGGAAAGATTGAGGCCAAAAGCTCGATAAAGCCTGCCTACGTTGCTCTTCAACGCCGCCACGACACCAAGACGGAATTCAAAGGCTACGAAACGACGCGAGTTGAGGATTCGAAAGTCATTGCTTTGATCAAAGGCGATGATGAGGTGAAAGCCTTGAACGAAGGCGAAGAAGGCGAAGTCGTGTTGAATCAGACTCCGTTTTATTCGGAAAGCGGCGGGCAGGTGGGAGATGTCGGCTCGCTCAGTTCTGACAGTGTCAGCGCCACCGTCACAGATACGATCAGTCCAGTCCAGGACGTTCGCGTTCACAAAGTCAAAGTCGAGAAGGGAAGTCTGAAAGTTGGCGATGTGGTTTCGGCACAAGTGGACGTTGAAAAACGAGATTCCACGCGGCGAAATCACACGGCGACGCATTTGATGCATGCGGCGCTGCGCGAAGTGCTCGGCACGCACGTCAAGCAAGCGGGTTCGATTGTCGCGCCGGATTACCTGCGCTTCGATTTCAGCCATTACCAACCGTTGACGCGGGCCGAAATCGAAGAGATCGAAAACCTGGTCAACTATCACATCTTGCGCAACGAACCCGTTCAAACCGATGTGCTGGCGATTGAAGACGCCATGCGTTCGGGAGCGATGGCGCTGTTTGGCGAAAAGTATGGCGAGAAAGTTCGCGTGCTGACGGTGAACGGAGCCGAGGGCATTTTCTCGAAAGAACTCTGCGGCGGCACGCACGTTCGCGCGACCGGCGACATCGGCTCGTTCAAAATCACCAGCGACGAAGCGATTGCGTCCGGCACGCGCCGCATTCGCGCTGTGACGGGCAAAGGCGCGTTTGAACGCTTCCAACAGTCTGAAAACCTGTTGGCTGAAGCCGCCGCGAAGATCAACGCTTCGCCCGCCAAATTGCCGAGCGAACTGGAACGGCTGCAATCGCAATTGCGCGATCAGCAAAAAGAGATCGAACGGCTGAAGCTGAAACTGGCCCAAGGGGGTGGCGGTTCCGACGATCAAATCACCGACATCAACGGCATCAAGCTGCTGGTGCGCAAAGTCGAAGACCTGGGCAAAGAAGGTCGTCGCCAGTTGGCTGATTCTTTGACGCGGAAAATCGCTCCGGGCGTCGTCGTCATCGCGGATGTAGTGGATGGCAAAGCATCGCTGCTGGTGATGGTTTCCGCCGACGCAACTGGAAAAGTCAAAGCGGGCAATGTTATCAAGCAAATCCCCGGCGCGCGCGGAGGCGGCAAGCCTGATTTGGCGGAAGGGGGCGTTGAAGCGGATCAACTTGATGCTGCGCTTGTTGCTATTCCAGACATCATCATCAAAATGATGAAGGCGGAATGA
- a CDS encoding HAD-IB family phosphatase encodes MKNYLFASDFDQTLSFNDSGFVLSELLGITDFEKRVAGMARINLVQQGGELAYLLLHDPEFRQVRREHLREVGKRIRLKQNIHLLPQILNSGIEGYEFSFYVISAAPEEVVQSALEGIVPPDHIFGTRFRYHPVSGEIESIVRVPAGYGKVAVLDELQKELQLSPAHVVYVGDGSSDVHVMLHVNRCDGFTVAVSENKYLTPIAKRTILSEDALSPLIPVLEEIVGLTNPASIRTLFESHGLQIQEWDKVKTDWLTIRTLPPQTFAQAAGTSSEVGNV; translated from the coding sequence ATGAAGAATTATCTTTTTGCTAGTGATTTTGATCAGACCTTGAGCTTCAACGATTCCGGGTTCGTGTTGAGCGAATTGCTGGGAATCACGGATTTCGAAAAACGCGTTGCCGGTATGGCGCGCATCAACCTGGTGCAACAGGGCGGCGAACTCGCTTATCTGTTGTTGCACGACCCGGAGTTTCGGCAGGTTCGGCGCGAACATTTACGCGAGGTCGGCAAACGCATCCGCCTGAAACAAAACATCCATCTGCTGCCTCAAATTCTGAACAGCGGAATCGAAGGCTACGAATTTTCCTTTTACGTGATTTCGGCTGCGCCGGAAGAAGTTGTGCAATCGGCGCTGGAAGGCATTGTTCCGCCGGATCATATTTTCGGAACGCGTTTTCGCTACCATCCGGTGAGCGGCGAAATTGAATCCATCGTTCGCGTTCCCGCCGGATACGGCAAAGTCGCCGTTCTGGACGAATTGCAAAAGGAACTCCAACTGAGTCCCGCCCATGTTGTGTACGTCGGCGATGGCAGTTCCGACGTTCACGTCATGCTGCACGTCAATCGCTGCGATGGGTTTACGGTTGCAGTGTCGGAAAACAAATACCTGACGCCAATCGCCAAGCGAACGATCCTCAGCGAAGATGCGCTGAGCCCGCTGATTCCCGTGCTGGAAGAGATCGTGGGCTTGACCAATCCGGCCAGTATACGAACGCTGTTTGAATCTCATGGATTGCAAATTCAAGAGTGGGATAAGGTCAAAACTGATTGGCTGACCATTCGCACCTTGCCTCCCCAAACGTTTGCGCAGGCTGCGGGCACGTCGTCGGAGGTGGGAAATGTTTGA
- a CDS encoding YgjV family protein: MFEWIGWVATAVFAISYFCRRPALLRRTQALAALLWIGYGLIIKAPPVIVANMVVAVMAVLSSFQRKEQFATKASAD; the protein is encoded by the coding sequence ATGTTTGAGTGGATTGGCTGGGTGGCGACCGCAGTTTTCGCCATTTCTTATTTCTGTCGCCGACCTGCTCTGTTACGCCGTACGCAAGCGCTGGCGGCGTTACTCTGGATAGGGTACGGCTTGATCATCAAAGCGCCGCCGGTGATTGTTGCCAATATGGTTGTGGCCGTGATGGCAGTTCTCTCATCGTTTCAACGCAAAGAGCAGTTTGCGACGAAAGCAAGCGCGGATTGA
- a CDS encoding TonB-dependent receptor, with translation MMMGLSLCCLLTFSGAVYAQGFGSITGTVTDPSGAVIAGARITATESGTGFARTVTTDTEGHYVLTSLRPAQYNLVVEATGFRTFNQKGTTLLANQTLTVNATMQVGANTEVLNVIADAIQVDTSTPTLKQVIERERVQELPLNGRNAATLTLLVPGAVAAPSGGADQGSTKTFPGAVTIAANGARQNMVSYSLDGGNYVDEYTNVNQPFPMPDALQEFSVQTSNYSAEYGQNAGAVVNVVTRSGTNEFHGDAFEFVRNEVFNARQWQAAKRDQLKRNQFGGVVGGPILRDRTFFFAAFQATRLRNIGGATTRTVPSAALRATATDPAVINLLKGIPVGDANNQVSFARPDRQNFNEVLGKVDHSFNQRDKISGRYFYNHFSRNAVFDPANFLTYSDGSTIVSQNTLIQYSHVFSPTLLNSFRFSYANENATRGPADNAISVADLGVALPFQADPKAIQQIRVNGAFNFGDNPSASFIRNNFTWSDDVNWVLGKHDLRFGGVIERSQVDLDNKFFQPAEFSFPSLTAFLAGQLGDYSGNVAFRQGAGEFKLNRNIFAGVYIQDNFRVSRQLTVNLGLRYEPFLPWHELKGRVQQFRLADFLAGVRSKQFPNAPPGVFFPGDAGVPEDGVRSSLNNFAPRIGFAYDVFGDGKTSLRGGFGIFYDTRLNGIINNRFVDQTPFSPQFILSTLTGAVKPGSFSDPLCTKAATQTALGCASQASVYPLPATFPPPSNTAFTLNQLILSWDPATKYQVPTVYNWNLSIERQLPYSILGRIAYVGSHSSHLTETLNLNPAPVGGGNRRLNAIAGSPLFSDIQQDSQDVNSSYNSLQLSGERRLAGGLTILGSYTWAKSIDTLPPGAGVTGFDTYSARPWDDPLRHPFDRGPSEFDHTHRFVGSYVWQLPKLGNSMALVRGLLGEWQLSGLVSAQTGRPITVLSGVNNSGTGIGQDRANIVGPAYGSGACAGSTKACKDWLALPSFVNNPVGTFGTLGKGSLRFPGSFNWDMAFTKTFSFTERYKLQFRAEFFNIFNHVNFDEGIAAGNFAKLSSKGNFGALNQATDPRIGQLALKLFF, from the coding sequence ATGATGATGGGGTTGAGTCTGTGCTGTTTATTGACATTTTCCGGGGCGGTTTACGCACAAGGGTTTGGGAGCATTACGGGCACCGTAACCGATCCGTCGGGAGCCGTGATTGCGGGCGCAAGAATCACCGCTACCGAATCGGGGACAGGGTTTGCCCGCACGGTAACCACCGACACCGAAGGCCATTATGTGCTGACTTCGCTCCGCCCTGCGCAATACAACCTGGTTGTAGAAGCGACGGGTTTTCGCACCTTCAATCAAAAAGGGACGACTCTGCTAGCAAATCAGACCCTGACCGTGAATGCGACGATGCAGGTGGGAGCCAACACGGAGGTGTTGAATGTCATCGCCGATGCCATTCAGGTGGACACTTCGACGCCCACCCTGAAGCAGGTCATTGAACGAGAGCGCGTGCAGGAATTGCCGCTCAACGGTCGCAATGCAGCGACGTTGACCTTGCTGGTTCCCGGAGCGGTTGCCGCTCCCAGTGGCGGCGCAGACCAGGGATCAACCAAAACCTTTCCCGGCGCGGTGACGATTGCCGCCAATGGCGCGCGGCAAAACATGGTCAGTTATTCGCTGGATGGCGGCAATTATGTGGACGAATACACCAACGTCAATCAGCCTTTTCCCATGCCCGATGCGTTGCAGGAATTCAGCGTCCAGACCAGCAATTACAGCGCTGAATACGGACAAAATGCCGGAGCCGTGGTCAATGTTGTGACGCGCTCCGGCACCAACGAATTTCATGGCGACGCGTTTGAATTCGTGCGCAATGAAGTATTCAACGCCCGGCAGTGGCAGGCCGCCAAACGGGATCAACTGAAACGAAATCAATTTGGCGGGGTAGTAGGCGGGCCCATTCTTCGAGACCGCACGTTTTTCTTTGCCGCGTTTCAGGCCACTCGCTTGCGCAATATCGGTGGCGCAACCACGCGGACGGTTCCCAGCGCAGCGTTACGAGCGACGGCAACCGATCCGGCTGTGATCAATTTGCTGAAAGGCATCCCAGTCGGCGACGCCAACAATCAAGTGAGTTTTGCCAGGCCGGATCGGCAGAACTTCAACGAAGTGCTCGGCAAAGTAGACCATTCCTTCAACCAGAGGGATAAAATTTCTGGACGCTATTTTTACAACCACTTTTCGCGCAACGCCGTGTTTGATCCCGCGAATTTCCTGACTTATTCCGATGGCTCAACCATCGTTTCCCAAAACACGTTGATTCAATACAGTCACGTGTTCAGCCCGACGCTGCTGAATTCCTTCCGCTTCAGTTATGCCAATGAAAACGCAACGCGCGGGCCTGCGGACAATGCGATCAGCGTTGCGGATTTGGGCGTGGCGCTTCCGTTTCAGGCGGACCCGAAAGCCATTCAACAGATTCGAGTGAACGGCGCATTCAATTTCGGAGACAATCCTTCGGCCTCGTTCATTCGCAACAATTTCACCTGGAGCGACGATGTGAACTGGGTGTTGGGTAAACACGATTTGCGTTTTGGTGGCGTGATTGAACGCAGCCAGGTAGACCTGGACAACAAATTCTTCCAACCCGCCGAATTCAGCTTTCCTTCGTTGACGGCGTTTCTGGCCGGGCAACTCGGCGATTACAGCGGCAATGTGGCGTTTCGACAGGGCGCAGGAGAATTTAAGCTTAACCGCAACATTTTTGCCGGCGTCTACATTCAGGATAATTTCCGGGTGAGCCGACAACTGACGGTGAATTTAGGCTTGCGGTATGAACCGTTTCTGCCCTGGCACGAACTCAAAGGACGCGTGCAGCAATTTCGCTTGGCCGACTTTCTGGCCGGTGTGCGCTCCAAACAATTTCCCAACGCGCCTCCGGGAGTGTTTTTCCCCGGTGATGCGGGCGTGCCGGAAGACGGCGTCCGTTCCAGCCTGAATAATTTTGCTCCACGCATCGGCTTTGCCTACGACGTATTCGGAGACGGCAAAACATCTTTGCGCGGCGGATTCGGAATCTTTTACGACACACGGTTGAACGGAATCATCAACAATCGTTTTGTGGATCAAACTCCGTTCAGTCCGCAATTCATCCTGAGCACGTTGACCGGCGCAGTGAAACCGGGTTCGTTCAGCGATCCGCTCTGCACAAAAGCTGCGACGCAAACGGCGCTGGGCTGCGCATCGCAAGCCAGCGTTTATCCGCTCCCGGCGACCTTTCCGCCGCCATCGAACACTGCGTTCACCTTGAATCAATTGATTCTGAGTTGGGACCCCGCGACCAAATACCAGGTTCCGACAGTGTACAACTGGAACCTGTCCATCGAACGGCAATTGCCCTATAGCATTTTAGGGCGCATCGCCTATGTTGGTTCTCATAGCAGCCATTTGACGGAAACGTTGAACCTGAATCCTGCGCCCGTCGGCGGAGGCAACCGGCGACTCAACGCAATCGCGGGAAGCCCGCTGTTCAGCGACATACAGCAGGACAGCCAGGATGTGAATTCCAGCTACAACTCGCTTCAATTGTCCGGCGAGCGCCGTTTGGCGGGCGGTCTGACGATTCTGGGCAGCTATACCTGGGCAAAGAGCATTGACACATTGCCGCCCGGTGCGGGCGTTACAGGGTTTGACACCTACTCGGCGCGTCCTTGGGACGATCCGCTGCGGCATCCGTTTGACCGCGGTCCGTCGGAGTTCGATCACACGCATCGTTTTGTCGGCTCTTACGTTTGGCAGCTTCCCAAGCTTGGTAATTCGATGGCGCTCGTGCGCGGTTTGTTGGGTGAATGGCAATTGAGCGGATTGGTTTCAGCGCAAACCGGTCGCCCAATCACTGTGTTGTCCGGTGTGAATAATTCCGGCACAGGAATCGGACAAGACCGAGCCAATATCGTCGGCCCCGCGTACGGTTCCGGCGCTTGTGCTGGCAGCACAAAAGCCTGCAAAGATTGGCTTGCGCTGCCTTCGTTTGTAAATAATCCCGTGGGCACATTCGGAACTCTCGGCAAAGGAAGTTTGCGATTCCCAGGTTCTTTCAATTGGGACATGGCGTTCACCAAAACGTTTTCCTTCACCGAACGCTACAAACTTCAGTTTCGCGCCGAGTTTTTCAATATCTTCAATCATGTGAACTTCGACGAGGGCATTGCCGCCGGGAACTTTGCCAAACTCAGCTCGAAAGGGAATTTTGGTGCGCTCAATCAAGCCACCGATCCGCGCATCGGCCAACTGGCGTTAAAACTCTTTTTCTGA